Proteins encoded by one window of Gemmatimonadota bacterium:
- a CDS encoding MFS transporter, with product MSTSKTDQKAAPWGEGEPIGRDYPPIPLLEKIAYGIGVLPMNTSVNSIKKLSGPIFNITLGMHPFRVGNVLLAARIWDAITDPFMGWLSDNTKSRWGRRRPYLFLGAILTAIGYALILNVPKGLSQDALYAYFMFTSLGLYTCVTILQVSYNSLGFELSHNYHERTNIFAYRSFFQQISTIIVGYLFYFCTLDIFGDTMTGAKYVGIGVGLVIFLFLLPTVFLVREGHSEQAAKQEKVPVGWAIKTTLKTKPFLILSSLTVVTIFGGNFTLALGPYVNIYHVAQGDVKFGAEIQGHAILIGTIISFAAIPVLTYLSSRIGKIKTLGISITSLLLGSILKWFCYTPAMPYLQLIVQPFIRIGEMGFWLIITSMKADICDWDEWKTGFRREGMYGAATGWFQKVTQATTFALGQGYILAIIGFDATKGVAQDPGVMFWMRFLFAVLPAILAVAGLILLKFYEIDDEKAKEIKADLDKRNS from the coding sequence GTGTCCACAAGTAAAACAGATCAAAAAGCAGCACCATGGGGCGAGGGCGAACCCATTGGGCGGGATTATCCGCCGATTCCATTGCTCGAAAAAATCGCTTATGGCATCGGCGTCTTGCCGATGAACACAAGTGTCAATTCGATCAAAAAGCTCTCAGGCCCCATTTTTAATATTACGCTGGGCATGCATCCATTTCGCGTGGGCAATGTGTTGTTGGCAGCCCGAATCTGGGATGCGATTACCGATCCCTTTATGGGATGGCTTTCGGACAACACAAAATCTCGCTGGGGACGGCGCAGACCCTATCTCTTTCTGGGCGCAATTTTGACGGCCATTGGCTACGCACTCATTTTGAACGTGCCCAAAGGACTGAGTCAAGATGCATTGTATGCGTATTTTATGTTTACCAGTCTGGGCCTCTATACCTGTGTCACCATTTTGCAAGTATCCTACAACAGTCTCGGCTTTGAACTGAGCCACAACTATCACGAGCGAACAAATATCTTTGCGTACCGCTCGTTTTTTCAGCAGATCAGCACTATTATCGTGGGCTATCTCTTCTATTTTTGTACACTCGATATTTTTGGCGACACCATGACGGGAGCCAAATATGTTGGCATTGGCGTTGGGCTGGTTATTTTTTTATTTTTATTGCCCACTGTTTTTCTCGTGCGCGAAGGCCACTCAGAACAGGCGGCCAAACAGGAAAAAGTACCCGTCGGCTGGGCGATCAAAACAACCCTGAAGACCAAACCATTTCTCATCCTGAGCAGCCTGACGGTCGTAACCATTTTTGGTGGCAATTTCACCCTGGCATTGGGACCTTATGTCAACATCTATCACGTTGCCCAGGGCGATGTAAAATTTGGCGCCGAGATACAGGGACATGCTATTCTCATCGGAACCATTATATCCTTCGCCGCCATTCCCGTATTGACCTATTTGTCATCTCGAATCGGAAAGATCAAAACCCTCGGTATTTCAATCACCTCCCTTCTCCTCGGTTCTATTTTGAAGTGGTTTTGCTACACGCCAGCGATGCCCTATTTGCAACTCATCGTACAGCCCTTTATCCGCATCGGCGAGATGGGCTTCTGGCTCATTATTACGTCGATGAAAGCCGATATTTGCGATTGGGACGAATGGAAAACCGGCTTTCGGCGCGAAGGCATGTACGGCGCAGCAACGGGCTGGTTTCAAAAAGTGACACAGGCGACGACATTCGCGCTCGGGCAGGGATATATTCTGGCAATCATTGGATTTGACGCTACAAAAGGTGTGGCACAAGATCCAGGCGTGATGTTCTGGATGCGCTTTCTCTTTGCCGTATTGCCCGCGATCCTGGCCGTGGCGGGATTGATCTTGTTGAAATTTTATGAAATCGACGACGAAAAAGCCAAAGAGATCAAGGCAGATTTGGATAAACGAAACAGTTAA
- a CDS encoding sulfatase → MNRREFIKQTAVATVAMPSLLRAQADDRPNIVLFLADDMTWRDCGVYGNPEVQTPNLDRLSREGMRFDGCFTSTSICAPTRQQLYTGMFPIRNGAYPQGGFVRTGVKSMAHHFKALGYRVGIIGKQHYGPSESFPFEVLKTTRTNELLDSDASIRVIQEFINREPGQPYCLVVASRNPHLPYTKGPQDMYDPDKVTIPPYLIDTPETRKRLAAYYAEITALDAELGRCMQVISDNTLVVFSTEQGSAFPYGGKWTCYENGLHTGLIMRWPGKIEAGSFCDALVQYVDILPTLLQVAGGDPAQIDTGRVGASDGGSGFDGKSFWHLVVGNGNHHRDYVYGAYTNRGVRDGTDYPIRSVRSKRYKYIANLNHEGVFQCNVTRFMDEMGWAEAAEKNPALAPRVHALRHRPAVEFYDLENDPYELKNLSEDAQYAGIMKEMRTELDAWMAQQNDRGMETELEAYAHVNPASAKYKQYRESQKK, encoded by the coding sequence ATGAACCGACGCGAGTTCATCAAACAAACTGCCGTAGCGACCGTTGCAATGCCATCGCTACTTCGGGCACAAGCAGATGATCGCCCCAATATTGTATTGTTTTTGGCTGACGATATGACGTGGCGAGACTGCGGCGTATATGGCAATCCAGAAGTGCAAACGCCAAATCTGGACCGCTTATCGCGTGAAGGCATGCGTTTTGATGGGTGTTTTACCTCCACGTCAATTTGCGCGCCCACCCGTCAGCAGTTGTACACGGGAATGTTTCCGATACGCAATGGCGCATATCCCCAGGGGGGATTTGTCCGTACGGGCGTTAAGAGCATGGCGCATCATTTCAAAGCACTGGGCTATCGCGTTGGAATCATTGGAAAACAACACTACGGACCTTCCGAGTCATTTCCCTTTGAAGTATTGAAAACAACCAGAACCAATGAATTGTTGGATTCCGATGCGTCAATCCGCGTTATCCAAGAATTCATCAATCGGGAACCGGGGCAACCCTATTGCCTGGTCGTCGCATCGCGCAATCCCCACCTGCCATATACAAAGGGTCCGCAGGATATGTACGATCCGGACAAAGTGACGATTCCACCGTATTTAATCGACACCCCGGAAACGCGGAAGCGATTGGCGGCGTACTATGCCGAAATTACCGCACTGGACGCCGAGTTGGGACGGTGTATGCAAGTCATATCGGATAACACCCTCGTAGTTTTCTCAACAGAACAGGGATCAGCATTCCCCTATGGCGGCAAGTGGACGTGTTATGAAAACGGATTGCACACCGGGTTAATCATGCGCTGGCCGGGCAAAATTGAGGCGGGTTCTTTCTGCGATGCCCTCGTGCAATATGTAGATATTTTGCCAACGCTCCTACAAGTTGCAGGTGGCGATCCCGCACAAATCGATACGGGCAGAGTTGGCGCGTCAGATGGAGGATCTGGATTTGACGGAAAAAGCTTCTGGCATCTCGTCGTGGGAAATGGCAATCACCACCGGGATTACGTATATGGCGCTTATACCAATCGCGGTGTTCGGGACGGGACAGATTATCCGATTCGCTCGGTGCGCTCCAAAAGATATAAATACATCGCAAATCTCAATCACGAAGGTGTGTTTCAGTGCAATGTGACGCGGTTTATGGACGAAATGGGATGGGCAGAAGCAGCCGAAAAAAATCCAGCACTCGCGCCCCGGGTACACGCCTTGAGGCATCGCCCAGCAGTGGAATTTTACGATCTGGAAAACGATCCCTACGAGTTGAAAAACCTCTCCGAAGATGCACAATACGCAGGTATCATGAAAGAGATGCGGACGGAACTCGATGCGTGGATGGCGCAGCAAAATGACCGCGGAATGGAAACCGAACTGGAAGCGTACGCCCATGTGAATCCAGCATCTGCAAAGTACAAACAGTATCGTGAATCCCAAAAAAAATAA
- a CDS encoding twin-arginine translocation signal domain-containing protein has product MITRRTFIQQSLATAGALAIAPSAFASKPQVMTVTGPIAPEQMGFTLPHEHIMSIFGGQPVKVAQYDEEKLFAKVIPYLKMLKVFGVQTICECTGAYFGRRVDLLRRISQETGMQILTNTGYFGAAHDRYVPAHAFEETADQIAQRWIDEWENGIDGTDVRPGFIKIGVDPGMPSDIDKKLILAAGKTHLKTGLTIVSHTSGSTDAAIEQVALLEEMGVHPEAWVWAHAQRVKDPADLTPVAQAGAWIGLDSIRDETLNNHLDMLRHMRRFGVLPRVLLSHDGNSFGYGDRPFKPYNAIFDQFIPLMRKANFTDEDIHQITVKNPQEAFAIRIRKAQQDDFDY; this is encoded by the coding sequence ATGATTACCCGAAGAACATTTATACAACAAAGTCTCGCAACTGCGGGTGCGCTGGCAATTGCACCGTCGGCTTTTGCGTCGAAACCACAGGTGATGACTGTAACCGGACCGATAGCACCCGAGCAGATGGGGTTCACCCTCCCCCACGAACACATCATGTCCATTTTTGGTGGGCAACCAGTCAAAGTGGCGCAATACGACGAAGAAAAATTATTCGCCAAAGTTATCCCCTATCTCAAAATGTTAAAAGTATTTGGCGTGCAAACCATTTGTGAATGCACAGGGGCTTATTTTGGACGGCGCGTGGATTTGCTCCGGCGCATCTCACAAGAAACCGGGATGCAAATACTGACCAATACCGGGTATTTTGGCGCAGCGCACGATCGCTATGTGCCAGCGCACGCCTTTGAAGAAACGGCTGATCAAATTGCCCAACGCTGGATTGATGAATGGGAAAACGGGATTGATGGGACAGATGTTCGCCCGGGATTTATCAAAATTGGCGTTGACCCCGGCATGCCCTCTGACATAGACAAGAAACTCATTTTGGCGGCGGGCAAAACCCATCTCAAAACGGGCCTGACAATTGTCTCGCATACAAGTGGCAGCACGGACGCGGCTATCGAGCAGGTTGCGCTGCTCGAAGAAATGGGCGTACACCCAGAAGCATGGGTCTGGGCACACGCACAACGCGTCAAAGATCCCGCCGACCTGACCCCCGTTGCACAGGCAGGTGCGTGGATCGGACTGGATAGCATCCGCGACGAAACACTCAATAACCATCTCGATATGCTGCGCCATATGAGAAGATTTGGCGTTTTGCCCCGGGTTTTGCTTTCTCACGACGGCAATTCATTTGGATATGGCGACCGTCCTTTTAAGCCTTATAATGCCATTTTTGATCAATTCATTCCACTAATGCGAAAAGCGAATTTTACCGATGAAGACATTCACCAGATCACAGTAAAAAATCCACAAGAAGCATTTGCCATTCGGATTCGCAAAGCACAGCAAGATGACTTTGACTACTGA